A genomic region of Colletotrichum destructivum chromosome 5, complete sequence contains the following coding sequences:
- a CDS encoding Putative protein kinase produces MEDPDHPQPPFQLVKRVQDNIWLTRRIAQDPNHADGEEFIARKMDDFDEYYEAGKYSMSFTTKRQRQVKGLMDLLYDGNLGRNVSHILNHENIISLAGYLRQRPVHPHVDATEDYLVWDICDAGTLENLLAERDCEREPGCFLPESLCWHVLVSAMRALVWLHDGYRQDVDWVTGERRWKKTDAEWMPILHRGISAQTIFFQHPRGRETYGVCKLGKFGKAFVSGVPARRDGAPKGETPLPHSIGFPIAPKEGHMSLTDMTKQWKEYLVTGRNSKRLYTLSDEHWALGAVLFRMMVGSPLPSLDGCKKCRCIHIQRCAKVDCVNQGKHGGGGECQQHETFRGCRCPTPCPAEEDVHIDETLHRVGYSPYLVLAVRMLLNYDLEAPAVGTKALADEVEVLYRRWRGETEDGREYIDVEDDLGYRFLVLNNAAGAVATGEAMEE; encoded by the exons ATGGAGGATCCAGACCACCCTCAGCCGCCGTTCCAGCTCGTCAAGAGAGTCCAGGACAACATCTGGCTGACGCGGCGCATCGCCCAGGACCCGAAccatgccgacggcgaagagtTCATCGCGCGCAAGATggacgactttgacgagtATTACGAGGCGGGTAAGTACTCGATGAGCTTCACGACCAAGAGGCAGCGGCAGGTCAAGGGCCTGATGGACCTTCTCTACGACGGCAACCTCGGCCGCAACGTGTCGCATATCCTGAACCACGAGAACATCATCTCGCTCGCCGGCTACCTCCGCCAGCGGCCGGTCCACCCGCACGTCGACGCCACAGAGGATTATCTTGTCTGGGATATCTGCGACGCCGGCACGCTCGAGAACCTCCTCGCGGAGCGCGACTGCGAGCGCGAGCCCGGCTGCTTCCTGCCCGAGTCGCTGTGCTGGCACGTGCTCGTGTCCGCGATGCGCGCCCTCGTCTGGCTCCACGACGGCTACCGCCAGGACGTGGACTGGGTCACGGGCGAGCGGCgctggaagaagacggatgCCGAGTGGATGCCCATCCTGCACCGGGGCATCAGCGCCCAGACCATCTTCTTCCAGCACCCGCGCGGCAGGGAAACGTACGGCGTTTGCAAGCTGGGCAAGTTCGGAAAGGCCTTCGTGTCGGGCGTGCCCGCGCGGCGGGACGGGGCGCCCAAGGGCGAGACGCCGCTACCACACAGCATCGGATTCCCCATCGCCCCCAAGGAGGGCCATATGAGCCTGACGGACATGACGAAGCAGTGGAAGGAGTACCTCGTCACCGGGAGGAAC AGCAAACGGCTGTACACGCTCAGCGACGAGCACTgggccctcggcgccgtcctcttCCGCATGATGGTCGGCTCTCCACTGCCCAGCCTGGACGGGTGCAAGAAGTGCAGGTGCATCCACATCCAGCGGTGCGCCAAGGTCGACTGCGTCAACCAGGGCAaacacggcggcggcggcgagtgcCAGCAGCACGAGACGTTCCGTGGGTGCCGATGCCCCACGCCCTGCCCGGCAGAGGAAGACGTCCACATCGACGAGACGCTGCATCGAGTGGGCTACTCGCCTTACCTGGTTCTCGCCGTGCGCATGCTGCTCAATTACGACCTCGAGGCGCCGGCTGTTGGGACCAAGGCactggcggacgaggtcgaggtgctgtaccggcgatggcggggcGAGACAGAGGACGGGCGGGAGtacatcgacgtcgaggacgacctcgGGTACCGATTCCTGGTTTTGAACAATGCTGCGGGTGCTGTTGCCACGGGcgaggccatggaggagTGA
- a CDS encoding Putative major facilitator superfamily, MFS transporter superfamily yields MGSQHHDEKPGESTSADPSVTTEKQHPHDDPNVADTFNKEDRHIPGADGDDGDIVYPSGLKLILIIVSLCLAVFLVALDQTIIAPALGAITSEYGSVKDIGWYGASYLLTTTALQPMYGTIYKLFSIKYAYLVAIAIFEVGSLICALAPNSTAFIVGRAIAGIGTAGLFSGSIVILSYTMPLEKRPLAFGLIGGMWGVASVAGPLLGGVFTEKATWRWCFYINLPIGGIAMIFIFFLLTISKQNNALGETLVQRIMQLDLIGTVFFLPAIVCLILALQWGGTEYAWNSATVIGLFVGFALMIIIFIGIQLWQGDKGTLPPKLFRDRNVVCAMLFGCFFGAAFFPLIYYLSLYFQAIQGVSAVQAGIKILPLLLATVVASIASGALISIVGYYNGIILPSMVLFAVGAGMITTFDVDTPMREWFGYQVLAGLGIGAGFQIGVLVVQTVLPQEDVPVATACVQFFQSFGGAIMIAVSQSLFQTGLIDGVAKNAPDLDAAIFINSGADQVRSILTQMGRADLIPTVLEAYMDGLRHTFYVTLACSCAAFFICLGLQWKSVKKEGKGGAVAVAV; encoded by the exons ATGGGATCCCAACACCACGACGAGAAGCCCGGCGAGTCCACGTCGGCTGACCCTTCCGTCACCACCGAGAAGCAGCACCCCCACGATGACCCCAACGTCGCCGATACGTTCAACAAGGAGGACCGCCACATCCCCGGCGcggatggtgatgatggtgataTCGTGTACCCGTCCGGCCTGAAGCTTATCCTCATTATCGTCTCGCTGtgcctcgccgtcttcctcgtcgccctggACCAGACCATCATCGCCccggccctcggcgccatcacATCCGAGTACGGCAGCGTCAAGGACATCGGCTGGTACGGCGCGTCGTACCtcctgacgacgacggccctgCAGCCCATGTACGGCACGATCTACAAGCTCTTCAGCATCAAGTATGCCtacctcgtcgccatcgccatcttcgAGGTCGGCTCCCTCATCTGCGCCCTGGCCCCGAACTCGACCGCCTTCATTGTCGGccgcgccatcgccggcatcgGCACCGCCGGTCTGTTCTCCGgctccatcgtcatcctcagcTACACGATGCCTCTCGAGAAGCGGCCCTTGGCCTTTGGTCTGATCGGCGGCATGTGGGGCGTCGCCTCGGTGGCCGGGCCGttgctcggcggcgtcttcacGGAGAAGGCGACCTGGCGATGGTGTTTCTACATCAACCTGCCCATAGGCGGCATTGCCatgatcttcatcttcttcctcttgacCATCAGCAAGCAGAACAACGCCCTAGGCGAGACGCTGGTCCAGCGCATCATGCAGCTCGACCTGATCGGtaccgtcttcttcctcccggCCATCGTCTGTCTCATCCTCGCATTGCAGTGGGGCGGCACCGAGTACGCCTGGAACAGCGCTACCGTCATTGGCCTCTTTGTCGGCTTCGCCCTCATGATCATCATTTTCATCGGCATCCAGCTCTGGCAGGGTGATAAGGGCACGTTGCCTCCCAAGCTGTTTAGGGACCGCAACGTCGTCTGCGCCATGCTCTTCGGCTGCTTCTTTGGCGCCGCATTCTTCCCTCTCATCTACTATTTGT CGCTTTACTTCCAGGCCATCCAGGGCGTCAGCGCCGTTCAGGCCGGCATCAAGAtcctgcccctcctccttgccaccgtcgtcgcctccatcgccagcGGCGCACTCATCTCCATCGTGGGCTATTACAACGGCATCATCCTCCCCTCCATGGTTCTAtttgccgtcggcgccggcatgaTCACGACCTTTGACGTTGACACCCCCATGCGCGAGTGGTTCGGCTACCAGGTCCTCGCCGGGCTCGGTATCGGTGCCGGTTTCCAGATCGGcgtgctcgtcgtccagacTGTCCTGCCCCAGGAGGACGTACCTGTTGCCACGGCTTGCGTGCAGTTCTTCCAGTCCTTCGGTGGCGCCATCATGATCGCCGTTTCCCAGTCGCTCTTCCAGACGGGGCTCATCGACGGGGTTGCCAAGAACGcgcccgacctcgacgccgccatcttTATCAACTCGGGAGCCGACCAGGTCCGTAGTATCCTGACGCAGATGGGTCGCGCAGACTTGATCCCGACGGTGCTGGAGGCCTACATGGACGGGCTGAGGCACACGTTCTACGTCACGCTCGCTTGCTCGTGTGCCGCTTTCTTCATCTGCCTGGGCCTGCAGTGGAAGAgcgtcaagaaggagggcaagggaggcgccgttgccgttgctgtaTGA
- a CDS encoding Putative alpha/beta hydrolase-1 — protein MSFTSVFHVKEHVLDGSHIREFPRALSRSQDDVLKLAVKEYIPKDNPNPKPGDVTIIGAHANGFPKELYEALWQDLHAESLKPSSTFRIRSIIIADAAWQGASAVLNEPLLGNDPGWLDHPRDLLHLINTLRPPRPLVGLGHSFGGNAIVNVALIHPRLFSAVVLLDPVISKWSSNAKGTIESSPAAASARRRDLWPSRAAARAAFLKSPFYRAWDPRVFDAWLHHGLRELPTQLYPTVSPEAAAATATTSEKDRAVTLATTKHQEVFTYFRPSWDAYDAAGRELVRPDLVPDIDPGLNEGYFTFPVYRSEGASTLARLPQLRPRVLYVFGGDSDLSTPDLREEKMRLTGTGVGGSGGAARGKVREVTLPGAGHLFPMEVPGTSAELSAGWIEEALADWRAEQADYERWTRLSVAEKTTLTDEWIKRLGGSARPPKAKAKI, from the exons atgtCCTTCACCTCCGTCTTCCACGTCAAGGAgcacgtcctcgacggctcCCACATCCGCGAATTCCCTCGCGCCCTCTCGCGCTCCCAGGACGACGTCCTGAAGCTAGCCGTCAAGGAATACATCCCCAAGGACAACCCGAACCCCAAGCCTGGCGAtgtcaccatcatcggcgcccacGCCAACGGCTTTCCCAAG GAACTCTACGAGGCCCTCTGGCAGGATCTCCACGCCGAGTCCCTCAAGCCGTCCTCAACCTTCCGCATCcgctccatcatcatcgccgacgccgcctgGCAgggcgcctcggccgtcctcAATGAGCCCCTCCTCGGCAACGACCCGGGCTGGCTCGATCATCCGCGtgacctcctccacctcatcAACACCCTGCGCCCGCCCCGgcccctcgtcggcctcggccactccttcggcggcaacgccatcGTCAACGTTGCCCTCATCCACCCCCGTctcttctccgccgtcgtcctcctcgatccCGTCATCTCCAAGTGGTCCTCGAACGCGAAAGGCACCATCGAGTCctccccagccgccgcctccgcccgccgccgcgacctcTGGCCCTCCCGCGCCGCAGCCCGCGCCGCTTTTCTCAAGAGCCCCTTCTACCGTGCCTGGGACCCCCGCGTCTTCGACGCCTGGCTCCACCACGGTCTGCGCGAACTGCCCACCCAGCTGTACCCGACCGTCAGccccgaagccgccgccgccaccgccaccacctcggAAAAGGACCGTGCCGTGACGCTGGCCACTACCAAGCATCAGGAGGTCTTCACCTACTTCCGCCCCAGCTGGGACGCCTACGACGCTGCCGGCCGCGAGCTCGTGCGCCCGGACCTCGTCCCGGACATCGACCCTGGTCTCAACGAGGGCTACTTCACCTTCCCCGTCTACCGCTCCGAGGGCGCCAGCACCCTCGCCCGCCTGCCCCAACTGCGCCCGCGCGTGCTCTacgtcttcggcggcgacagcgaccTCTCCACCCCGGATCTGCGGGAGGAGAAGATGCGACTGACGGgcaccggcgtcggcggcagcggcggcgccgcccggGGTAAGGTGAGGGAGGTCACGctgcccggcgccggccacctGTTCCCCATGGAGGTGCCGGGCACGAGCGCCGAGTTGAGCGCCGGGTGGATCGAAGAGGCGCTGGCCGACTGGcgcgccgagcaggccgacTACGAGCGCTGGACGAGACTGAGcgtggccgagaagacgacgcTGACGGACGAGTGGATCAAGAGGCTCGGcggctcggcgaggccgcccaaggccaaggccaagataTAG
- a CDS encoding Putative nucleic acid-binding protein, whose product MPKVLIFTGAPEPDWSSPDLIPAPGPTPASHSTSSPPPPPPSAPSWRSLPLHRQPLTTGFSQPHGLPSDFPAPAHFFSLSLSFASQQQDITATTASQPSSQDQLLSQFYDHSLALHHDLASSQLPPPSTPSRSGGAPTQGQHADSFDTTAGDSFVSETTDSFLDNATTTIIATPSARPALVTSHRLTDLRDVPPAPDLLRLAPQTVTVNLIAGVISVSEPRPIRTRWGNELSLVEVLVGDDTRAGFGVTFWLPPDGGNGSGNGNGNAGGSDPSTPARLRRQDVILLQNVALHAFRGKVYGQSLRKGLTRTTVLYRRKLAEDDEGGYYRRRDLDAAGDAAGDDGNGGEETHPQLVKTKRVWEWVLWFVSGEERPNAKGKKKRGWDAPPDDTQ is encoded by the coding sequence ATGCCGAAAGTCCTTATCTTCACCGGTGCCCCGGAGCCCGACTGGTCCTCCCCGGACCTCATCCCCGCCCCGGGTCCCACTCCGGCATCTCActcgacatcatcaccaccaccaccaccaccctccgCCCCGTCCTGGCGGTCCCTACCCCTCCACCGTCAACCCCTGACGACGGGCTTCTCCCAACCCCACGGCCTGCCCTCCGACttcccggccccggcccacttcttctccctgtccctctccttcgcctcccAGCAGCAAGACATTACCGCGACcacggccagccagccgtcGTCCCAGGACCAGCTGCTATCGCAGTTTTACGACCACTCCCTCGCCCTGCACCATGACCTCGCCTCCTCCCAgctccctcccccgtcgACCCCCTCGCGTTCCGGCGGGGCCCCGACACAAGGCCAGCACGCGGACTCCTTCGACACGACGGCCGGCGACTCCTTCGTCAGCGAGACGACCGACTCCTTCCTGGACaacgccaccaccaccatcatcgccacccCCAGCGCCCGGCCCGCACTGGTCACGTCCCACCGCCTGACCGACTTGCGAGACGTGCCCCCGGCCCCggacctcctccgcctcgcgcCCCAGACCGTCACCGTCaacctcatcgccggcgtcatctCCGTCTCGGAGCCGCGCCCCATCAGGACCCGCTGGGGCAACGAGCTgtccctcgtcgaggtcctcgtcggcgacgacacccgcgccggcttcggcgtcacCTTCTGGCTTCCCCCGGACGGTGGAAACGGTAGTGGGAACGGGAACGGGAACGCCGGCGGCAGTGATCCGAGCACGCCCGCGCGGCTGAGAAGGCAGGACGTTATCCTCTTGCAGAACGTCGCCCTACACGCCTTCCGGGGCAAGGTGTACGGCCAGAGCCTGCGCAAGGGTctgacgaggacgacggtgCTGTACCGGAggaagctggccgaggacgacgagggcggctaCTATCGCCGGCGGGAcctggacgccgccggtgacgccgccggcgacgacggcaacggcggcgaggagacgcATCCGCAGCTGgtcaagacgaagagggtGTGGGAGTGGGTGCTGTGGTTCGTCAGCGGGGAGGAGAGGCCCAATGccaaggggaagaagaagaggggctgGGACGCGCCGCCTGACGATACCCAGTGA